AATATACTTTATCTTGTGCAAATACATTGATCACAACATATCTGTTTTTTAAGTTGAACCTATTAAGAATACAAACAATGAATCAATCATACCATTCTCGTAAAAATAACCTTTTTATAATGCTTGCTGCTGTTTTTGTAACAAATGCTTTGGTAGCAGAAATAATAGGAGTAAAAATTTTTTCTTTAGAAAACTCATTAGGAGTAGCACCAGCTCAAATACACTTATTCAATGGCTTTGTTTTAGATTTTAACCTTACAGCAGGAGCCATCATTTGGCCCTTTGTATTTATCGTTACAGACATTATTAATGAATATTTCGGAAAAGAAAAGTTAAAACAAATAAGCTATATTACTGCTTCACTGATAGGATATTCTTTTTTGATTATTTATATTTCTACGGTATTAGCCCCTTCGCCTTTTTGGATAGATATTAACAAAACCTCTATCGGCACAGATGATTTTAATATAAATTCTGCTTTTCTGGTTATTTTTAGACAAGGAATAGGAATTATGCTAGGCTCTATAGTTGCTTTCTTAGTAGGGCAGGTAGTAGATACTATCGTTTTTCACAAAATAAAACAAAGAACCCAACATAAAAGAGTATGGCTTAGAAGCACAGGATCCACTTTAGTAAGCCAATTTATAGATAGTTTTATCGTAATATTTATTGCTTTTTATCTTTTTGCACCCGAAGCACAGCGCTGGTCAATATCACAGGTATTATCTATAGGTATCATAAACTATATCTACAAAGGATTTGTAGCAGTTCTATTAATCCCCTTTATTTATTTTTGTCATTACTGTATCGATGAATACTTAGGAAAAGAAGAAAAAGATTTAGGAAATACTTTGTAAAATCTAAACAACAAGCACAAAATCTAATAATTTAAAATAAAAAAAACATTCATTCAACAATAAAAATAAACTATGAAAAAAATATACTTTTTAGTATTACTAATAGTAAGTGTTACAGGAGCTTGTAATCGAGAGAAAAAAGAGAGAGGAGATGTATCCGTTTTTAGATCTGTATTAGATGGAATTCCGAGAATGATAACGGTCGCACTCCATCCCGATTTATGGGTAGCATATAATGCCGATAATGGACAAATCTACAAAGTATGGAAAGGAGGTGTAAAATTAGAAGGTGCTGTTTACAATACTATACACGGACCACAACCCTCAAGTTTTGGATATGTATATTATTTAGATACAGCTCTTACATCCTCATGGACCATAGAAAAAGATGCATCACCTCAAAACACAGTTGCGAAGTATAAAGGATATTCTTTTGAAAATGGAAATGTAAGTTTCATTATAGAGCTTACTTCTGCAACAGAAAAACTCACCCTCTCTGAAAATGTAATTTTTATTCAAAAAAAAGGAAAGATAGGGTTCAAAAGAATCTTTAAAATACAACATATTCCATCAGGCATCAATGCTGTTCTTCATACACGTATTACTTCTTTAGCATCACCCGATGATTATACCATCATTGGTAATTTTACTCCTAAAACACAATACTCTGTAAAAAAAGGAGAACGAACACTGACCACCATAGAAGGCACTTTATCTGTTGATGCAAACCCCACCGAAATACAAATTTTCTATCCCATACTCAAAGAAGAAATAGAATCAGAAACAGAATCTCTCACAGAGCATACAGGAAAGAACCTCATTGCTAAAAATGACTGCAAAACATGTCATA
This DNA window, taken from Chitinophagaceae bacterium, encodes the following:
- a CDS encoding queuosine precursor transporter, with the translated sequence MNQSYHSRKNNLFIMLAAVFVTNALVAEIIGVKIFSLENSLGVAPAQIHLFNGFVLDFNLTAGAIIWPFVFIVTDIINEYFGKEKLKQISYITASLIGYSFLIIYISTVLAPSPFWIDINKTSIGTDDFNINSAFLVIFRQGIGIMLGSIVAFLVGQVVDTIVFHKIKQRTQHKRVWLRSTGSTLVSQFIDSFIVIFIAFYLFAPEAQRWSISQVLSIGIINYIYKGFVAVLLIPFIYFCHYCIDEYLGKEEKDLGNTL